Genomic DNA from Prosthecobacter sp. SYSU 5D2:
TCACCTGCGAAGTTTGCCAGACCAGGCAGGCCAATGGAGGCAAAGGTACCGAACATGAAAAGAATGGCAAAAACCGGTGCATGCGAGGCCAGGCCGCCCAGCTTGCCCAGCTCCAGTGTGCCGAGCTGGATCCGCATCCGGCCGGCCAGGGCGAACAGCAGCGCGATGGAAATGCCATGGGCAAACATGAGCAGCACAGCCCCCTGCAAAGCAAGCTCCGTCCCTGCGGCGATGCCCAGGAAAATGTAACCCATGTGCATCACTGAGGAATTGCCCAAAATCTGGTCCAGGGACCGCTGGGCAATGGTGACAAAACCCATGATGAGGATGTTCCCCAGCAGCATGAAGAGCAGCGCCTGCTGCACCCACTCCACCTCAACGCCCTGCGGCAGCAAAGGCATGGCGATGCGGATGAGACCATACAGGCCGAATTTTTTCAGCACGCCTGCATGCAGCATCGCCACAGGAGTCGGTGCAGTGGCATAGGCAGGGGCGGCCCAGCTATGCAGCGGGAAGAGACTGACCAGCGTTCCAAAACCCAGCAGCAGGACAAAGAAGATCATCCCCTGTTTTTCCACCGGCAGCGGTGTGCTGGCGGCCTGGGCCTTCAATGCATTCAGGTCAAAGGTCAGCTTCTGGCCGCCGCTGTATTCCAGCACCAGCCAGGCAAGACCGGCCAGGAGAACCAGGCTGCCTGCACCGAGATAAATCGTGGTTTTCCAGGCGACCGCCTTGCGATGCGAATCCTCACCATGACCATAGAGGCCGATCATGAGGAAGGTGGGGATCAGCGCCAGCTCATGGAAGGCATAGATGAAAAAGATATCCGTCGAAAGGAAGGCTCCCAGTGCTCCGCCTGCGATGAGCAAGGAAGCGATATGATAGATCGCGGGTTTTTCCTTGGCGATCTGCCAGACGGCCGCAAAAGTCACCAGAACGGTCAGCAGCGCCATGATCAGGGAGAATCCGTCAGCCCCCACGCCGAAGGTGATGGCCGGATTCTCCAGCACCACCCGAGCATTTTTGAAGGCCATGCCTCCGCCTTCGAGCGCGGCTGCATCAAACTGCAGCAGCAGTCCCAGGACGATGACCAGGTTGATGATGGCCGCGCCCACCGAGGTGGCACGGGCCGGTGCCCCGAGCCAGATGGCTAGGGCGGCGACGATTGGCAGCAGGATGACGATTTCGAGAACGATGCTCATTCCATTCCTCCATCAGTGGCCCACAGAGGGCAGGACAAATACAACCACATAAATGACAAGCAGGACGCCCAGCCCCAACAGGAAGGTATATCCCTGCAAGTGACCGCCCTGAAGAACCCGCGCGGCAGAACCGACACGCGCGGCGAGATAAGCTGGCAGACGTGCCATGATGCCGTCCACGATGAGGTGTTCCAGACCGGCCACAATCCAGGCCACGGCATCTTGGAAAACTTTCACGATCACCGCATAGATCTCATCAATGTAAAACTTGTTGGCGAACAGCTTGATGTTCAGCGGATCCTGGTTCTTGCCACGATAAAGCACGAACCCGGCGCCGGCACCGATGATGAGCGCCACAATGGAGGCAATCATGACCGTCATGTGCGTTTCCGCATGGTTCGGTTTCATCGCTTCAAACAACCCGGCCAGAGGCACCGAGAAGACGGTCAGACCCGCCAGGATGATCAGCGGCAGGACCATGATGATGGGAGCTTCCACGGAGTGGTGCGCAGAATCGGTCCTTGGCTTGCCCATGAACACGACCACAAAAAGCCGGGTCATGTAAAAAGCAGTAAGCATGGCTGTAATGACGCCGATCCAAAAAAACGGACTGCCTCCCTTCACTTCAAAAGCGAGACCCAAAATGGCCTCCTTGCTCCAGAAACCGCTGGTGATGAAAGGCACGCCCATGAGTGCGGCCGTGCCGATGGCGAAGGTCACAAAAGTCACCGGCATGTGCTTCATCAGACCGCCCATCTTCCACATGTCCTGCTCGTGGTGGCAGGCATAGATGATGGCCCCAGAGCCCAGGAAGAGCATGGCCTTGAAGAAGGCGTGGGTGTAAAGGTGGAACATCGCCGGATGTCCCGGACCTGCCTCATGCTGATGCGTGCCCACCTGCATGGCCAGAAGGCCCACCGCCATCACCATATAACCGAGCTGGGAAAGAGTGGAATAGGCCAGCACCCGTTTGATGTCATTCTGCTGCGTGGCCATGAGCGCCGCCATCAGGGCTGTGATGCCGCCGATCCAGGCGATCACCTGCGCGGCATCCGGGGAGGCCTCAATCACAAACGAACAACGGACCAGCATGAAAACCCCGGCGGCCACCATCGTCGCTGCATGGATCAGTGCTGAAACAGGTGTCGGACCTTCCATGGCGTCCGGCAGCCACACATGCAGGGGTGCCTGTGCAGACTTGCCCACCGCGCCCATGAACAGACACAGGGCCGCCGCCATCATGAATCCAGGACTCGTCGCCGCCACATGATGAAGCGTGCCGTTGGTGAAGCTCGCCCGCAGGCCGTCAGCCCCGGCAAAGTCCACATTCCCGTGATTCACGGCAAACAGCATCAGGATGCCGATCATGAAACCAAAGTCACCAATGCGGTTGGTAAGGAATGCCTTTTTGGAGGCATCTGCTGCCGAAGCCTTTTCAAACCAATGTCCGATGAGCAGGTAGGAACTCAGGCCAACCAGCTCCCAAAAAATGAACATCATGATCAGGTTTCCCGCCAGGACGATGCCGGTCATCGAAAACATGAACAGCGATAGCGCCCCAAAGAAGCGCACCTTGCCAGCATCCTCTTTCATGTAGCCCAGCGAGAACACATGGACCAGCAGCCCGATGGAGGTCACGATGAGCATCATCCCCCGGCTCTGCTGGTCAATGAGGGCATCAATGGCGATCTTGATATTCCCTACTGTCAGGAAGGGCAGCAGCACCGGCGAAGAATCCTGGGAGTGCAACAGCGCCACGCTGATGACAAAACAAACCGCCGCTGATGCGACGGAAAGGAACACACTGGCACCTTTCAGCAGCTTGTGGCCAAGCAGAACCGTCAGTGCCGTGAAAAGCGGCAGCAGCAGCAACAGTGAGGGGAGGAGGGCGGCTTCCTGGTCGGGCATGAGCGGGAGATAGGTTTGCGCTTAGCCTTGCAGCTTGGTGACAGATTCAGTTTCGACGCTCTGCTTCACACGGTAGAGCGCCACAATGATGGCAAGGCCGACGGCCACCTCAGCGGCCGCCACGGTAATGGTGAAGAAGACCAGGGACTGCGCGGCATAATCCGGCAGACCTTCCGTGACCTGAAACCGGGAAAAAGCGACCAGCGTCAGGTTGGCGGCGCTAAGCATCATCTCCAGGCACATGTAGATGATAAGGATGTTCCGGCGCGCAATGACA
This window encodes:
- a CDS encoding NADH-quinone oxidoreductase subunit M — encoded protein: MSIVLEIVILLPIVAALAIWLGAPARATSVGAAIINLVIVLGLLLQFDAAALEGGGMAFKNARVVLENPAITFGVGADGFSLIMALLTVLVTFAAVWQIAKEKPAIYHIASLLIAGGALGAFLSTDIFFIYAFHELALIPTFLMIGLYGHGEDSHRKAVAWKTTIYLGAGSLVLLAGLAWLVLEYSGGQKLTFDLNALKAQAASTPLPVEKQGMIFFVLLLGFGTLVSLFPLHSWAAPAYATAPTPVAMLHAGVLKKFGLYGLIRIAMPLLPQGVEVEWVQQALLFMLLGNILIMGFVTIAQRSLDQILGNSSVMHMGYIFLGIAAGTELALQGAVLLMFAHGISIALLFALAGRMRIQLGTLELGKLGGLASHAPVFAILFMFGTFASIGLPGLANFAGEVMIFLGAFGSDGSSELGPLQWTVILALWGVVMSAVYMLRAYRSIFQGTASAGLFMNDPAVSQRIPLFLLAAALLIVGCCPWLLLGLLKSLSAATVATM
- the nuoL gene encoding NADH-quinone oxidoreductase subunit L, producing MPDQEAALLPSLLLLLPLFTALTVLLGHKLLKGASVFLSVASAAVCFVISVALLHSQDSSPVLLPFLTVGNIKIAIDALIDQQSRGMMLIVTSIGLLVHVFSLGYMKEDAGKVRFFGALSLFMFSMTGIVLAGNLIMMFIFWELVGLSSYLLIGHWFEKASAADASKKAFLTNRIGDFGFMIGILMLFAVNHGNVDFAGADGLRASFTNGTLHHVAATSPGFMMAAALCLFMGAVGKSAQAPLHVWLPDAMEGPTPVSALIHAATMVAAGVFMLVRCSFVIEASPDAAQVIAWIGGITALMAALMATQQNDIKRVLAYSTLSQLGYMVMAVGLLAMQVGTHQHEAGPGHPAMFHLYTHAFFKAMLFLGSGAIIYACHHEQDMWKMGGLMKHMPVTFVTFAIGTAALMGVPFITSGFWSKEAILGLAFEVKGGSPFFWIGVITAMLTAFYMTRLFVVVFMGKPRTDSAHHSVEAPIIMVLPLIILAGLTVFSVPLAGLFEAMKPNHAETHMTVMIASIVALIIGAGAGFVLYRGKNQDPLNIKLFANKFYIDEIYAVIVKVFQDAVAWIVAGLEHLIVDGIMARLPAYLAARVGSAARVLQGGHLQGYTFLLGLGVLLVIYVVVFVLPSVGH
- the nuoK gene encoding NADH-quinone oxidoreductase subunit NuoK, yielding MITLSHYLVVSGMLFALGLAGVIARRNILIIYMCLEMMLSAANLTLVAFSRFQVTEGLPDYAAQSLVFFTITVAAAEVAVGLAIIVALYRVKQSVETESVTKLQG